The uncultured Paludibaculum sp. sequence AAAAGGGCCCGTCCACCTTCGACATCGCCCACGCGTTCACACTCAGCGCCATCCAGGAACTCCCGCTCCCCCGCCTGCTACCTGCCCTGCCACGCCGCGCGACCAGTGGCTGGCAGTTCCTCGGCATGACCAGTCACATGAGCGGGGCACCGTTCAGTGTCTACTCGGGCATCCAGCAGACCGGTGTAGGCTCCAACAACGCCGACCGCCCCGACGCCGTGGACACACCTCTCCTCTCCACCAACCGTCCGGTCAAAGAGGACTACTTCGGCCTCGGCGAGAAGAACAGCTCCTACTTCTCCATCCCTATCAATGTGCCTGGCGGCTCCGGCCCCAATCAGGGACGCTTCGGCACCTTGGGCCGCAACACGTTCCGCGGACCCGCGTTCCACAACTTCGACTTCTCGCTCATCAAAAACACGCCCATCGGCCCCCGAGGCAATGCCGAGCGCGTCGCTCTCCAATTCCGCTTCGAAGTCTTCAACGCCTTCAACATCACGAACTTCGGCCTGCCTTCCAATCTCGTGCTGGGCCCCGGCTTCGGAGTGATCAGCCGCACCGCCGGCTCCTCCCGCCAGATTCAGGTTTCCATGAAGATCGTCTATTAGGGACTCCCGCCGCGCGTCATAGGCGGCGCCCTATCTTCCACCATTTCCGGCTGCAGTCGACGTAATTCGCTGTATACTGGCCCACACCTGGGATTGAGTATGAACACGCCTCACCCTCCGTCCAAGAAGCACGCGCCCCATCACCACCACCCGCCGCGCCTGTCGCGCCGCATGCTCTTCTCCACCCTGATCCCGGGCGCGATCCTCGCCCCGCATGCGTTCCCGCAGAACTCATCCGATATGGCGGAGACCTTCCGGCGCAGGTCCGCCGAGGCCGAGAGCAAAGGCCTCGCGGACCCGTTTAGAGGCATCACGGCCAACGGCACAATAGAACCCGGACTCTACGATCTCCACTCCACCGGTGTTTCCACTGCGCCCGTCCGTACCGCCGCCGAGCGCTTCCTGGCAAGCCTGACCAACGAGCAGCGCGGTCGCACCATGTTCGCGGTCGACGACCCCGAGTGGCGCAAGTGGATGAACCAGCACTTCTACGTGCGGCAGGGTGTGAGCTTCCAGGAGATGTCGGGCACCCAACGCGACGCTGCGTTCGGAGTACTAGAAACCGCGCTCAGCGCCCGCGGCCTAAAACTGACCCGCGACATCATGCGCCTCAACGAAACCCTGGCCGAGCTCAGCAACGACCACGAGTTCCTGGGCGAGTGGCGATACCACATCACGGTCATGGGCAAGCCCTCCGCCACGGAACCTTGGGGCTTCCAGCTCGACGGCCATCACATCATCATCAACTACTTCGTCCTGGGCGACCAGGTCGTGATGACACCCTTCTTCGCCGGCTCTGAACCCGTCACCGCCACCTCCGGCAAATACAAAGGCATCTCAATCCTGCAGGACGAACAAAGCCGCGGCCTGGAGATGTTGCGACATCTCGACAAGGCTCAGCAGGCCAAGGCCGTCCTCAATCCCGAGAAGACGAAGAACTACAACTTGACCGAGGCCTTCCGGGACAACATCGTCCTCGACTACGCCGGAGCCCGCGCCGCCTCGTTCACCCAGCCCCAGCGCAAGCAACTGCTCGACTTGGTCGACCTCTACGTAGGCAACATGGACGAAGGCCACGCCAAGGTCCGCATGGACGAAGTGAAGAAGCGCATCGAGCGGACGTCTTTCGCCTGGATCGGCGGCTCCGACGATTCCTCGGTGTACTACTACCGCATCCACAGCCCGGTGATCCTCATCGAGTTCGACCATCAGCAACCGGCCAACCTCCGCAAATTCGCCAAGGATCCGAGCATGCCCACGCGCCAGCACATCCACTGCGTCGTGCGGACCCCGAACGGCAACGACTACGGCAAGGATCTGCTGCGCCAGCACTATCTGTCGCACGCACATGCGTAGAGGCCTGTCGGCTATTGCCGAGTGAGTACGCTGCTAATACTCGAAAGCGGCGGTGCAAACAGCGACAACTGGCCTGGATCGGCGAAGACCGCGGCGTAGTCCGCCGGCGCAAAGGCCCGCGCCAGCCTCGAGGCAAACGTGTCGTGCAGCAGCCTCGAGTAGTGCTCCACGTCATAGTCGTGTCGATCGGCGGAAGCCGCATACTGTGCGTGCTCCAGCGACTCCACCACGCCGCCCGATCCGCCCTTCGTGCGATAGACACGCACCTTGTCTCCAACGCTCCAGTTTGCGCGGCCACTGGCCAGCATTGCTTCATAGGCCAGCTCGCGCCGGCTGTCTCGCGTCTCCAGATAGCGCGCGGGCGTCTTCGTCAGACGCACACTGGATGACACATCATAGGTCGGCAACTGACGCTGCCGTAGCGCGTCGAGGGTCGCAAGATATGCCTGGCGCACACCCTCAACATCACCGGCCAACAGCCGCTCGATGGCACGCCGCAGGAAGTTCTCGCCATAGGGCTCAGCCCGGCTCGAACGAAATGCCACCCCGCGCAGCAGCAGCTTTCCATCGTAGGTCAGCAACGCGTAGTTCTTCGGCTCGTGGGAGAGCATCGCCGCGTACCGGCCTTCGAATTCGAGATGCACCAGGTCGGGCAACAGGGCGTCCACCTCGGCAACAGCCCGGCGTTCATCCGCCTCGGTCCAGGTTTCCGGTACCGCAAAGTACACGCCGTCAGTGTCCGCCTCCAGTAGCGTTACCCCGCGCGCAGCCAGTTCGCGGCACATCAGATCGAGAGTCTCGCGCCCTCTCCGAGTGACTTCATTGGCCGCATGGACGTCGGCGAATCGCGTCAGCGTGCCGCCAGCCGCCATGTATCCGTAAGCCGTATTCACGACGAGCTTCATGGCCGCCGAGAGGGCCTCGTGCGTGTAGCGCTCCACCGATCCCGGCGCAGCAGCTCGCGCGGCCGCTTTCGAAGCCAGACGTCTCTCCACCAGCCGGTCGACGATTGCCAGCAGCGCCCCTAAGTGGTCCCTCGCCGGACCAATGCGGAACGCCCGCATCAGCGACGGATACAGGCTGGCGACATCCGCTTTCACGATTCGACGCGCGACGCCGCTGGCAAAAAGATGCAGCGCGGCGCCGGTGTGCGTCGTGCCATCGCCCGCGCGATGTGCCGGCAGGGCCATGCCGGCACGCAAGTACGCTCGCACCAGCAGCGGATCGATCACCCCCGTGGCCGCACCGGCATCGGCTAGTCGTTCATACCGCCGGGGCGCCATGCGGGCCAAGGCAAACGCCGCGCCACCCAACATTCGAGCCACATCCGCGACCTCGTCGACGTCGGAGGTCGCGTAGCGCCGCACGCGCGCCGGGTCGCTTTGGTAGACCTCATAGATCCTGTCGCCCGGGATGTACTCGCGGTCTTCCTTCGCGACACCCAGATGACGCGCCACCGCCTTGAGCCCGTGTCCCGGTAGCTCGCGCGACGCGAAGTCATAACGCAGCACGGCGTCCAGCGTATCGATCAGCTCCCTCCCCGGTGCGACGAACCTCACCCGCCGCCGGGAATCGCCCTCGCTCATCGTGCCCCGGCGGGCCGCGCGCTGCCGCAGTCCCGCGGATCCGATACGCCCAAGCGGCAGCGGCACGCCCAGACGATTTGCACGGGCATCCAGAAACGGCAGGTCGAATCCATGCAGGTTGTGATTCTCGATCACGTCGGGATCCACGGCCTGCACCACGGCCACCAACTCGCGAATCAGCTCCGCTTCCGCCTCGTCGCTGTCGTCACGTGCTTCCAGCACCCGCGTGGCGCCCGCTGGGTCCCGCAGCGAGATCATGAAGATCCGGCAAGTCTCCGGCGAGAGACCTGTCGTTTCGAGATCGAACTGCATGCGTCGTAGTTGATCGAACGAGAGATCGCGAAAGTACGTGCGGCCCGTGGCAACGAGATACTGCTCCTCCGGCGGCAGAGCGAGCACAGCCTCCTGCCCCAAATCGCGCAGACTCCCTATCCGCCGGCCCAGCCGTTGAGAAGCGCCGTGCAGCACCATCGATGCCAACGCCCTGCCATCGGCCGAGGAGACCAGGAATCGCAGTTCACCAG is a genomic window containing:
- a CDS encoding DUF3500 domain-containing protein; the encoded protein is MNTPHPPSKKHAPHHHHPPRLSRRMLFSTLIPGAILAPHAFPQNSSDMAETFRRRSAEAESKGLADPFRGITANGTIEPGLYDLHSTGVSTAPVRTAAERFLASLTNEQRGRTMFAVDDPEWRKWMNQHFYVRQGVSFQEMSGTQRDAAFGVLETALSARGLKLTRDIMRLNETLAELSNDHEFLGEWRYHITVMGKPSATEPWGFQLDGHHIIINYFVLGDQVVMTPFFAGSEPVTATSGKYKGISILQDEQSRGLEMLRHLDKAQQAKAVLNPEKTKNYNLTEAFRDNIVLDYAGARAASFTQPQRKQLLDLVDLYVGNMDEGHAKVRMDEVKKRIERTSFAWIGGSDDSSVYYYRIHSPVILIEFDHQQPANLRKFAKDPSMPTRQHIHCVVRTPNGNDYGKDLLRQHYLSHAHA
- a CDS encoding DNA polymerase domain-containing protein, whose product is MQNESAPGSVGQRRAEDEWLWGWDPTPGIVSVWAESDGRAVVWRRIAATGELVREQVRFRPWVLLDRLDDLAHLGDRLGPEGTPETLVTYRELSGPGELRFLVSSADGRALASMVLHGASQRLGRRIGSLRDLGQEAVLALPPEEQYLVATGRTYFRDLSFDQLRRMQFDLETTGLSPETCRIFMISLRDPAGATRVLEARDDSDEAEAELIRELVAVVQAVDPDVIENHNLHGFDLPFLDARANRLGVPLPLGRIGSAGLRQRAARRGTMSEGDSRRRVRFVAPGRELIDTLDAVLRYDFASRELPGHGLKAVARHLGVAKEDREYIPGDRIYEVYQSDPARVRRYATSDVDEVADVARMLGGAAFALARMAPRRYERLADAGAATGVIDPLLVRAYLRAGMALPAHRAGDGTTHTGAALHLFASGVARRIVKADVASLYPSLMRAFRIGPARDHLGALLAIVDRLVERRLASKAAARAAAPGSVERYTHEALSAAMKLVVNTAYGYMAAGGTLTRFADVHAANEVTRRGRETLDLMCRELAARGVTLLEADTDGVYFAVPETWTEADERRAVAEVDALLPDLVHLEFEGRYAAMLSHEPKNYALLTYDGKLLLRGVAFRSSRAEPYGENFLRRAIERLLAGDVEGVRQAYLATLDALRQRQLPTYDVSSSVRLTKTPARYLETRDSRRELAYEAMLASGRANWSVGDKVRVYRTKGGSGGVVESLEHAQYAASADRHDYDVEHYSRLLHDTFASRLARAFAPADYAAVFADPGQLSLFAPPLSSISSVLTRQ